Proteins co-encoded in one Megalops cyprinoides isolate fMegCyp1 chromosome 1, fMegCyp1.pri, whole genome shotgun sequence genomic window:
- the LOC118789678 gene encoding multimerin-2-like, giving the protein MWGILLLVLRLLGAAHCDIRARDPEVEEGEWDRSVLVEPVCPLFHLHRNWCTFVHYRTVTTAVHFGTERYTVKSFSPCPSGSPNCQLVLYKLSVRPVYKQQQRLVSSLLWRCCLGHGGPNCEDTVEDGRPSEPPSQSSGGAEAKLSEAHGQGVEKRPFASGDPNLGKRDNQPPRAPVGDTQRPTPLPPDRNLPDGAGGGVTSTMPLPQAAAALMAHIQPVLDGFGRTLSRLSREVEGLSRGLAELQREGRGPGGAGGGHALETRLRECAEQISQMRELLNSRSSELEERLNSQNAAQHLHMTAFKANADASITQSQDRLQSLNESVAEVRLRQQQLEKVVKEAGGTRTSPNRVAPNQAGPNQGQPGRGAGVWEAISRLEVEVANNTRRLAALEEGSDRASQQTRSLWRGLRGLEERIVRTGQRTKVRFSATSQEVEGDRVAVMGQVEEMAGNLTASDVQLEELDSDLDYLYNQLHSRHSPAPDCDCGGLVATLARLEQEVANATDTARGNRLVLEDHLRGQGRRGTGPGASLDDLQERLLLVRDSLSLEQERTQALRLDVSRLEAEQAETRRKLGGLLQRHDGKGREIHRLSSYFSSLLEDAVRHAEVLEVLLGEEVLEFTERPSREQEEYSIPLLQDKIRLLQEQTESQAQSLATVNEGLAGDEPSAGQSERLSRVFERRSSEDHMDDPFPDSPSEDGPEDYSVSDFWSMGREVEELESRLSQLERRPCPSCCNCTAAPAGPEVQPRGEGAALHRALEEHLRTFWKELSDEERPAGSDTMLDLDAPRATVSGKEAPRQRRQRKERRDQHSPRTHRHRAAAGVSQFSEAPLAFLASTYSGTNRTGALIFEAVSLNHGGAYSPRSGVFRAPEAGLYLFLLNLDFGPGTALAILRTGGAPLATLRRGARWSGGPVFRACLLELGRGARVHLELARGTLRRGGQVENTFAGVLLFRTT; this is encoded by the exons TGGGACAGAAGTGTGCTAGTAGAGCCTGTGTGTCCTCTCTTTCATCTCCATAGGAACTGGTGTACGTTTGTGCATTACCGAACGGTAACAACAGCCGTGCACTTTGGCACGGAGAGGTACACCGTCAAGTCCTTTAGCCCCTGCCCCAGCGGCTCGCCCAACTGCCAGCTGGTCCT GTACAAGCTCTCCGTCAGGCCTgtgtacaaacagcagcagaggctggtctcctctctgctgtggagATGCTGCCTGGGTCATGGAGGACCTAACTGCGAGGACACCG TGGAGGACGGCCGCCCTTCAGAACCCCCCAGCCAATCATCAGGAGGGGCTGAGGCGAAACTCAGCGAAGCGCATGGCCAGG GTGTTGAGAAGAGGCCATTCGCATCAGGGGATCCCAACTTGGGGAAAAGAGATAACCAGCCACCAAGGGCCCCTGTGGGTGACACACAACGTCCCACCCCTTTACCCCCTGACCGCAACCTGCCCG ATGGGGCGGGAGGGGGCGTGACCTCCACAATGCCCCTCCCCCAGGCAGCCGCCGCGCTGATGGCCCACATTCAGCCTGTGCTGGATGGGTTTGGTCGCACCCTGAGCCGACTGTCCCGCGAGGTGGAGGGCCTCTCCCGTGGCCTGGCTGAGCTGCAGCGGGAGGGGCGGGGTCcgggtggggcagggggaggcCACGCCCTTGAGACCAGACTACGGGAGTGCGCTGAGCAGATCAGCCAGATGAGGGAGCTGCTGAACTCCCGGAGCTCAGAGCTAGAGGAGCGGCTCAACTCCCAGAATGCCGCGCAGCACCTCCACATGACTGCCTTCAAGGCCAACGCCGATGCCAGTATCACGCAAAGCCAG GACCGCCTTCAGTCTCTGAACGAGTCCGTCGCCGAGGTGAGGctgcggcagcagcagctggagaaggtGGTGAAGGAAGCCGGCGGCACCCGCACCAGTCCCAATCGGGTCGCCCCGAACCAAGCTGGGCCAAACCAAGGCCAGCCAGGGCGGGGCGCGGGGGTGTGGGAGGCGATATCCAGGCTGGAGGTTGAGGTGGCCAACAACACGCGCAGGCTGGCGGCCCTGGAGGAGGGCTCAGACCGGGCCTCCCAGCAGACCCGGAGCCTGTGGAGGGGGCTGCGGGGTCTGGAGGAGAGGATCGTCCGGACGGGTCAGCGGACCAAGGTGCGGTTCAGCGCCACGTCGCAAGAGGTGGAGGGAGACAGGGTGGCGGTGATGGGACAAGTGGAAGAGATGGCCGGCAACCTCACCGCCAGCGAtgtgcagctggaggagctggactcCGACCTGGACTACCTGTACAATCAGCTCCACAGCCGACACAGCCCCGCCCCAGACTGCGACTGTGGGGGGCTGGTGGCCACCTTGGCCAGGCTGGAGCAGGAAGTGGCCAACgccacagacacagccagggGCAACAGGTTGGTGCTGGAGGACCACCTCAGGGGGCAGGGCCGGCGGGGGACGGGCCCAGGGGCCTCACTGGATGACCTGCAGGAGAGGCTACTGCTGGTGCGGGACTCACTGtccctggagcaggagaggaccCAGGCGCTTCGCCTGGACGTGTCCCGGCTGGAGGCCGAGCAGGCAGAGACTCGGCGCAAGCTGGGGGGCCTGCTccagaggcatgatgggaagggGCGCGAGATCCACCGCCTCTCCAGCTACTTCTCCTCGCTGCTGGAGGACGCCGTCCGCCACGCTGAGGTGCTGGAGGTCCTGCTCggggaggaggtgctggagtTTACCGAGCGCCCGTCCCGGGAGCAGGAGGAGTACTCCATACCCCTGCTCCAGGACAAGATCCGGCTTCTGCAGGAGCAGACTGAGAGCCAAGCACAGAGCCTGGCCACTGTGAATGAAGGCTTGGCCGGAGATGAGCCCTCGGCGGGCCAATCAGAGCGGCTCTCCAGAGTGTTCGAGAGGAGGAGCAGTGAAGACCATATGGATGACCCCTTCCCAGACTCCCCATCGGAGGACGGCCCTGAAGACTACTCCGTCAGTGACTTCTGGAGCATGggcagggaggtggaggagctggagtcCCGACTGAGCCAGCTGGAAAGGCGGCCGTGCCCCTCCTGCTGCAACTGCACCGCTGCCCCTGCAGGCCCGGAGGTGCAACCGCGGGGCGAGGGGGCTGCACTGCACAGGGCGTTGGAGGAGCACCTGCGGACATTCTGGAAGGAGTTAAGCGACGAGGAGCGACCGGCTGGTTCTGACACCATGCTGGACCTGGACGCGCCGCGGGCCACAGTCAGCGGAAAAGAGGCACCGaggcagaggaggcagagaaaggagagaagagaccAGCACAGCCCacgcactcacagacacagagcagcagcag GAGTCTCACAGTTTTCGGAAGCACCTCTCGCTTTCCTCGCCAGCACCTACAGCGGCACCAACCGGACGGGTGCGCTGATCTTCGAGGCGGTGTCCCTGAACCATGGGGGGGCGTACTCGCCCAGGTCGGGTGTATTCCGGGCACCTGAGGCGGGGCTCTACCTCTTCCTGCTGAACCTGGATTTCGGACCGGGCACCGCCCTTGCCATCCTGAGGACAGGTGGGGCGCCGCTGGCCACCCTGCGACGGGGTGCCAGGTGGTCGGGCGGGCCGGTTTTCCGAGCATGCCTCCTGGAGTTGGGACGGGGCGCAAGGGTGCACCTGGAGCTGGCGCGGGGCACCCTGAGACGCGGGGGCCAGGTGGAAAACACCTTCGCTGGGGTTCTGCTCTTCAGAACCACctga